The uncultured Flavobacterium sp. genome contains a region encoding:
- a CDS encoding T9SS type A sorting domain-containing protein gives MKKLYLLLILLFFTMQQLTAQTVETFESATNNLPNFTSNGKTFNLTSSLGFTVFGTTPGLGYNASNKFIQITDGAGPETLGDTGIITVATGNIKVNSLWIYLTGDSAQNPGVTSNGAPGSVTFRGKLGGVTQFTLVKNTTGANTGTALPGNGFISVNFATDGASNYTNINIDKLEIQLGANYDYFAVDNFTWVDGVALPTVTTTTATTVGAVKATMGGNVTADGGDAAVQRGIVWATTAAPTITDHKVQNGTGAGAFSGTVTGLTAGTTIHYRAYATNSAGTTYGSELTFTTNAALGTSGTSQTNIACNGGSTGAASVTASGGTTPYSYSWSPSGGTGATASSLTAATYIVTITDGESTQITRSFTISEPSALTGTPSTTPVSCFGGTNGTANIVAAGGAGGYTYSWSPSGGTAATATGLAAGTYSVTITDNNNCTKNITGIVVGGPAAALNGTASTTPVSCFGGANGTATVTPAGGTPGYTYSWSPSGGTGATASGLAAGTYSVVITDANSCSKTVNGIVVAQPIAALNGTAITTPVSCFGGSNGTATVTPTGGTPGYTYSWSPSGGTAATASGLAAGTYSVIITDANSCSKTVTGIVVGGPAAVLNGSISTTPVSCFGGTNGSATVTATGGTPGYTYSWSPSGGTAATATGLAAGTYSVTITDANSCSKTINNINVGSSTAIIANPSQVNVSCNGGTTGSATVAPTGGSGGYTYSWSPSGGTAATASNLAQGNYTVTITDSNLCPITQNFTITEPTVLVATKGTYSNPTCNGVNNGSANVIATGGTLPYTYSWAPSGGTAATSSTLGNGAYTVTVTDGKGCTATQTFTLVQPSAFAVVTSQTNVLCKGAATGTASVTVSGGTPGYTYSWSPSGGTAATASGLAAGTYIVTITDDNSCTTTRTFTITEPTNALVASAGAQTNINCFGGSTGSATVSVTGGTGSYSYSWAPSGGTAATATGLSAGNYTVTVTDDNGCQDTHVFNITQPVAALSATTASIGVSCFNGSNGFASVTVSGGTPGYTYSWAPSGGTAAIASGLAAGNYTCTITDSKGCTLVKPITISTPSQISATEVHTDVSCNGGTNGSATVTPTGGVGGYTYSWSPTGGTAATATGLSAGVYTVTIMDANTCLHTINVTISQPTVLTASTSKTDVLCNGGATGTATVNATGGAGNYTYSWSPSGGTAATATGLSAGNYNCTITDDNGCSINKPITIGEPTILSATTSQINATCVIGGQAAVTVSGGTGPYTYLWSPSGQTTATATGLAAGNHSCLITDGNGCTITKPFIISTINTLVASTSQINVLCNGTNTGSAWVVPSGAPGPFSYVWAPSGGTADTANNLMAGNYSVTITSSNGCSIVKNFTITEPSALAVTPSQTNLFCNGATTGSASVVVTGGTGSYTYSWSPSGGTAATASGLSAGNYTVTITDANLCQTTQSFIITEPTAITATISSTNVSCNGGTTGAATVTATGGTGAYTYAWSPTGGTAATATGLSAGNYSVTITDANDCAITENVTINEPTILAATTTQTDVTCIGAADGWATVMVTGGTSGYTYAWAPSGGTAATATGLSAGNYTVTITDAKGCTLTKSVNILTIPDVTAPVPNVLNLPSITSNCSILPAQIPIPTATDNCTGIINGTTTNPLTYTTVGSYVITWSYDDGHGNISTQNQTLNVTASPLNQVTFTGAAYTYSGNLNTLQVANLPAGATVAYTTTPATGTPNGAINAGIYTVTATVSPSVSTPNCSPITLTAQLTINKAAQQITFGAIPVKILGAINSFNLNATSNSGLAVTYTFVSPTSLPAATVASATGLVNLLRPGQIVITAHQVGDNNYLPATDVSQVLIVKNNDVTVTKITIGTMVYPAPAKDIKYLMACGENNPNVSVLNETNATITPSASFSISTPKPGIYTKNVTITSEDGSTTANYTITVEKPFPFFDIVRQKFNNVLLVNNNPQTNGGYEFVSYEWFKNGQSIGTGQYYSAGNSIGNTLDPTADYSVKMTTKDGKVLQTCKSKITLSKSVNAKLYPNPIQTGKTITVEADFPSEELENMQISLYSVSGQLIRTVKSSTIQTEIQLPQEETSMYIVVIETANIKKTLKVIVNK, from the coding sequence ATGAAAAAACTCTACTTATTACTAATTCTTCTGTTTTTTACGATGCAGCAACTAACTGCACAAACAGTCGAAACATTTGAAAGTGCCACAAATAATCTGCCCAATTTTACAAGTAATGGCAAAACCTTTAATCTAACCAGTAGTCTTGGCTTTACAGTATTTGGCACTACTCCCGGTCTGGGTTATAATGCTTCAAACAAATTCATACAAATTACAGACGGTGCAGGACCAGAGACTTTAGGGGACACTGGTATCATTACTGTTGCTACAGGAAACATTAAAGTTAATAGTCTATGGATTTATCTTACAGGTGACTCTGCACAAAATCCAGGTGTTACATCTAATGGTGCTCCGGGATCAGTTACCTTTAGAGGAAAACTAGGTGGTGTGACACAATTTACTCTTGTAAAAAATACAACAGGGGCAAATACTGGCACCGCTTTGCCTGGAAATGGTTTTATCTCTGTCAATTTTGCAACTGACGGAGCTTCAAATTACACCAATATCAACATTGACAAGCTTGAAATCCAGTTAGGCGCTAATTACGATTATTTTGCAGTAGACAATTTTACCTGGGTTGATGGAGTAGCTTTACCTACAGTTACCACAACAACAGCTACAACTGTAGGTGCCGTTAAGGCAACTATGGGTGGAAATGTAACTGCTGACGGTGGTGACGCTGCTGTACAGAGAGGAATAGTTTGGGCTACAACAGCAGCTCCAACAATTACAGATCATAAAGTTCAAAACGGAACCGGAGCTGGAGCATTTAGTGGTACTGTAACAGGACTTACTGCTGGAACTACGATTCATTACAGAGCTTATGCTACTAATAGTGCAGGTACTACTTATGGTTCAGAATTAACATTTACTACAAATGCCGCTTTAGGTACCTCAGGAACCTCACAAACTAATATTGCTTGTAATGGTGGTTCTACTGGTGCAGCCAGTGTAACTGCATCTGGCGGTACAACTCCTTATAGTTACTCATGGTCACCATCCGGAGGTACAGGTGCAACAGCATCTTCTCTTACTGCCGCAACTTATATCGTAACTATTACTGACGGTGAATCAACACAAATTACCAGAAGCTTTACAATATCAGAACCATCGGCGCTTACCGGAACTCCTTCTACAACGCCGGTTTCTTGTTTTGGAGGAACTAATGGTACCGCAAATATTGTTGCTGCAGGAGGCGCAGGTGGATATACTTATTCATGGTCGCCATCAGGAGGTACTGCAGCTACAGCTACAGGACTTGCAGCAGGAACTTACAGCGTTACAATAACTGATAATAATAACTGTACAAAAAACATTACTGGTATTGTTGTAGGAGGACCTGCAGCAGCACTTAATGGAACTGCTAGTACTACACCCGTTTCTTGTTTTGGAGGGGCTAATGGTACAGCTACTGTTACTCCAGCAGGAGGTACGCCTGGTTATACTTATTCCTGGTCTCCATCAGGAGGTACCGGAGCAACTGCATCTGGGCTTGCAGCAGGAACTTACAGTGTTGTCATCACTGATGCTAATTCATGTTCAAAAACTGTTAACGGTATCGTTGTGGCACAACCTATAGCTGCCCTTAATGGAACTGCTATTACTACACCGGTTTCTTGTTTTGGAGGATCTAATGGTACAGCTACTGTTACTCCAACAGGAGGTACGCCTGGTTATACTTATTCTTGGTCTCCATCAGGAGGTACTGCAGCTACAGCTTCTGGACTTGCAGCAGGAACTTACAGTGTTATCATCACTGATGCCAATTCCTGCTCAAAAACTGTTACTGGTATTGTTGTGGGAGGACCTGCAGCAGTTCTTAACGGAAGTATAAGTACAACTCCTGTTTCTTGTTTTGGAGGAACTAATGGTAGTGCAACTGTTACAGCAACAGGAGGTACGCCTGGTTATACTTATTCCTGGTCTCCATCAGGAGGTACCGCAGCAACTGCAACCGGGCTTGCAGCGGGAACTTACAGTGTTACGATTACTGATGCTAATTCATGTTCAAAAACTATTAATAATATTAATGTAGGGTCATCTACAGCAATCATTGCTAACCCATCACAAGTAAATGTAAGTTGTAATGGTGGTACTACTGGTTCTGCAACAGTTGCTCCTACCGGAGGATCAGGTGGATATACTTATTCATGGTCACCATCAGGAGGTACTGCAGCAACAGCGTCTAATTTGGCTCAAGGAAATTATACTGTAACAATTACAGACTCTAATCTTTGTCCAATTACACAAAACTTTACTATTACCGAGCCAACTGTATTAGTAGCTACTAAAGGTACATATAGTAATCCGACTTGTAATGGTGTAAATAACGGATCTGCAAATGTTATTGCTACAGGCGGTACTTTACCTTACACCTATTCATGGGCACCATCTGGAGGAACAGCAGCTACATCCTCAACGCTTGGTAATGGTGCATATACCGTTACAGTTACGGATGGTAAAGGCTGTACCGCAACCCAAACATTTACACTTGTACAGCCATCTGCATTTGCTGTAGTCACTTCACAAACTAATGTACTATGTAAAGGTGCAGCAACAGGTACCGCTAGTGTAACTGTATCGGGCGGAACACCAGGTTATACCTATTCATGGTCTCCATCAGGAGGTACTGCAGCTACAGCTTCAGGACTTGCAGCAGGAACATATATTGTAACAATTACAGATGATAATAGCTGTACAACTACAAGAACATTTACAATAACAGAACCAACTAATGCATTAGTCGCATCGGCGGGAGCACAAACAAATATAAATTGTTTTGGAGGTTCAACCGGATCTGCAACGGTAAGTGTGACAGGTGGAACAGGTTCTTATAGCTACTCATGGGCTCCATCTGGAGGAACTGCTGCTACTGCAACAGGACTTAGTGCTGGAAATTATACTGTTACTGTTACTGATGATAACGGCTGTCAGGACACACATGTTTTTAACATTACTCAACCTGTGGCGGCACTTTCTGCTACTACAGCATCAATTGGCGTTAGTTGTTTTAACGGATCAAATGGTTTTGCAAGTGTAACTGTATCAGGAGGTACTCCGGGTTATACTTATTCCTGGGCACCTTCAGGAGGAACTGCTGCTATTGCTTCAGGACTTGCTGCCGGAAATTATACTTGTACAATTACAGATTCAAAAGGATGTACATTGGTTAAACCTATCACCATTAGCACTCCTTCTCAAATCTCTGCTACAGAAGTACACACGGATGTTTCATGTAATGGAGGAACAAACGGATCAGCAACTGTAACCCCAACTGGCGGAGTGGGTGGATATACTTATTCATGGTCTCCTACTGGTGGTACTGCAGCAACAGCTACAGGACTTAGCGCAGGTGTTTATACCGTAACAATTATGGATGCAAATACATGTTTGCACACGATAAATGTTACAATAAGTCAACCAACTGTTCTAACAGCTTCTACCTCTAAAACTGATGTATTATGTAATGGTGGAGCTACCGGAACAGCAACTGTTAATGCTACAGGTGGAGCAGGAAATTATACTTATTCATGGAGCCCATCTGGTGGTACTGCTGCAACAGCAACAGGATTATCAGCAGGAAACTACAATTGTACGATCACCGATGATAATGGTTGTTCAATAAATAAACCAATTACTATTGGTGAGCCAACAATTTTAAGTGCCACAACAAGTCAAATAAATGCTACTTGTGTAATAGGAGGACAAGCAGCAGTAACTGTAAGCGGTGGTACAGGTCCTTATACTTATCTATGGTCACCATCTGGTCAAACAACAGCAACAGCAACAGGATTAGCTGCCGGAAATCACTCTTGCTTGATTACAGATGGTAATGGATGTACTATTACTAAACCCTTTATAATTAGTACAATCAATACCTTAGTTGCCTCTACATCACAAATTAATGTTCTATGTAATGGTACTAATACAGGTTCAGCTTGGGTAGTTCCATCAGGAGCTCCGGGTCCATTTAGTTATGTGTGGGCACCATCAGGCGGAACTGCTGATACAGCAAATAATCTTATGGCAGGTAATTATTCTGTAACAATAACTTCTTCTAACGGTTGTTCTATTGTAAAAAACTTTACAATTACTGAACCTTCTGCACTTGCAGTTACGCCATCACAAACCAATCTATTTTGTAACGGTGCAACTACCGGATCAGCTTCTGTAGTTGTAACAGGCGGAACTGGATCTTATACATACTCATGGTCACCTTCAGGAGGTACTGCAGCAACAGCTTCAGGACTTAGTGCAGGAAATTATACCGTGACAATTACCGACGCTAACTTATGTCAGACGACACAATCGTTTATAATTACAGAGCCTACTGCTATTACTGCAACAATTTCTTCAACAAATGTAAGTTGCAACGGAGGAACTACGGGAGCTGCAACTGTAACTGCAACTGGTGGAACTGGTGCATATACTTATGCATGGTCGCCTACTGGAGGTACTGCAGCAACAGCAACAGGACTTAGTGCAGGAAATTATTCTGTAACAATCACAGATGCTAATGATTGTGCCATAACAGAAAACGTTACCATAAATGAACCAACAATTCTGGCTGCAACAACGACACAAACAGATGTAACTTGTATTGGAGCAGCTGACGGATGGGCAACTGTGATGGTAACTGGCGGAACTAGTGGATACACTTATGCATGGGCTCCATCTGGAGGAACTGCTGCTACTGCAACAGGACTTAGTGCAGGAAATTATACTGTAACTATTACCGACGCAAAAGGATGTACATTGACAAAATCTGTAAACATCTTAACAATTCCTGATGTAACAGCACCTGTACCTAATGTACTAAATCTGCCAAGTATTACCAGCAACTGTTCTATTTTACCAGCTCAGATTCCTATTCCTACAGCGACTGATAATTGTACAGGAATTATAAATGGAACAACTACCAATCCTTTGACTTATACAACTGTTGGCAGTTATGTAATTACATGGAGTTATGATGACGGACATGGAAATATTTCAACTCAAAATCAAACACTTAATGTAACAGCATCTCCTTTAAATCAAGTAACTTTTACTGGTGCTGCATATACTTATAGCGGAAATCTAAATACATTACAGGTAGCTAATCTTCCTGCCGGAGCAACAGTAGCGTATACTACAACTCCAGCAACAGGAACTCCAAATGGAGCAATCAATGCCGGTATTTATACCGTTACTGCAACTGTATCACCATCTGTAAGTACGCCAAATTGTTCTCCTATTACTCTAACTGCACAGCTTACTATTAATAAAGCCGCACAACAGATTACTTTTGGAGCAATTCCGGTAAAAATTCTTGGAGCAATCAACAGCTTCAATTTAAATGCAACCTCTAATTCAGGATTGGCAGTAACATATACATTTGTATCTCCTACTTCCCTGCCAGCTGCAACTGTAGCTTCGGCTACTGGTTTAGTAAACTTGTTAAGACCAGGTCAAATAGTAATTACGGCACACCAGGTTGGAGACAATAATTATTTGCCAGCAACAGATGTTTCACAAGTTCTTATTGTTAAGAATAATGACGTAACAGTTACCAAAATTACTATTGGTACTATGGTGTATCCAGCTCCGGCTAAGGATATCAAATACTTAATGGCGTGTGGTGAAAACAATCCAAATGTTTCTGTTCTTAACGAAACAAATGCCACTATTACACCATCTGCTAGTTTTAGTATTAGTACTCCTAAACCAGGAATTTATACCAAAAACGTAACTATTACTTCTGAGGACGGAAGCACAACAGCTAACTATACAATAACCGTAGAAAAACCATTTCCATTCTTTGATATTGTACGTCAAAAATTCAATAATGTACTTCTAGTAAACAACAATCCGCAAACCAATGGAGGTTATGAATTTGTTTCTTACGAATGGTTCAAAAATGGTCAGTCAATTGGAACCGGTCAATATTACTCAGCAGGAAATTCAATAGGAAATACACTTGATCCTACAGCTGACTACAGCGTAAAAATGACTACTAAGGATGGAAAAGTACTGCAAACTTGCAAAAGCAAAATTACATTGTCTAAATCTGTAAATGCTAAGCTTTATCCAAATCCAATTCAAACAGGAAAAACAATTACTGTTGAAGCAGATTTCCCTTCAGAAGAATTAGAGAACATGCAAATAAGTCTTTATTCTGTGTCAGGTCAATTGATTAGAACGGTTAAATCT
- a CDS encoding tail fiber protein: MEEFIGVVKLFAGNFAPRGWAFCNGQILSIAQNTALFSILGTTYGGNGQTTFALPNLQGAVAIGQGTSPGGTYVLGQVAGTPNVSILTSNLPAHVHAGPGKISVSAAQSTDSTPVTGASIATPGSVISRTFTPTLGYTTATPSVDLLSNVTTGPTGSNIPISVMQPYVALSYIICLEGIFPSRN, translated from the coding sequence ATGGAAGAATTTATTGGAGTCGTAAAACTTTTTGCAGGGAATTTTGCACCTAGAGGCTGGGCATTTTGTAACGGACAAATATTGTCTATCGCGCAAAATACGGCATTATTCTCAATCTTAGGTACTACTTATGGCGGTAATGGCCAAACAACTTTTGCATTACCTAATCTTCAGGGTGCTGTCGCTATTGGACAAGGAACTTCACCAGGAGGAACTTATGTTTTAGGACAAGTTGCTGGTACACCAAATGTTTCTATTTTAACAAGTAACTTACCTGCTCACGTACATGCCGGACCTGGTAAAATATCAGTAAGTGCAGCACAATCTACAGATTCAACACCTGTAACAGGTGCATCAATTGCTACACCGGGATCAGTTATATCGAGAACTTTTACTCCAACGTTAGGATATACAACAGCAACTCCAAGTGTTGATTTATTAAGTAATGTTACAACAGGTCCAACTGGTAGTAACATTCCTATATCAGTAATGCAACCTTATGTGGCATTGTCTTACATCATTTGTTTAGAAGGTATTTTCCCTTCGAGAAATTAA
- a CDS encoding membrane-targeted effector domain-containing toxin has translation MEHFNKINKNKQPSLTPKTVQTKAIYLQDNRPASTLQMKGKVNVNDDKGLEKEADVMGAKATQLFSSPNPSTQLRFSAPNQSAPAQLMFGRLKGMWNHFTGQGTTPVTPPTIAVTPPPITYKQTLELERKRNLKAQKRNRLEAIWKKQGIIFHVHKPNANEDPDWVENFEAIHDIVKNDEGFEFQTGKKAINIKYNFIQLLELFTHVGAHLFNMVPRELQKAQGESIMECFGTPHFMEIYQNKKQTLLADSRKIVTDMNYENFDSEFGKKQIPKKFNKKKNAEKIDLLLGKDKFEGFTLGENHDNPKSKEFLMNHMENLKKNKVTTIYLEHIRSEYQSIIDEWYASAALTPMPAKLNTFLDSNDVSNGVKGELHNLKNLVQKAYNNQIRIVGIDSLHAQYDPDETGGDELRSMTMNAFAQQTIEGDKEKRMGGKYVALVGGKHSNTHIARSVGKGGYSKGLPGLSQQLIIPAVKIDPQSKKLVLDKEVKKNRTLLQNQ, from the coding sequence ATGGAGCACTTCAATAAAATAAATAAAAACAAACAACCTAGTTTGACGCCAAAAACCGTTCAAACCAAAGCAATATACCTTCAAGACAATCGTCCTGCTTCTACTTTGCAAATGAAAGGCAAGGTAAATGTAAATGATGATAAAGGCTTAGAAAAAGAGGCTGATGTTATGGGAGCGAAAGCTACTCAGTTATTTTCCAGTCCAAATCCTAGCACACAGTTAAGATTTTCTGCACCAAATCAATCAGCTCCTGCACAGCTTATGTTTGGAAGACTTAAAGGAATGTGGAATCATTTTACGGGACAAGGAACTACTCCAGTTACTCCTCCAACTATAGCAGTAACCCCTCCACCAATTACCTACAAACAAACATTAGAACTTGAAAGAAAAAGAAATCTGAAAGCTCAAAAAAGAAACCGATTAGAAGCAATCTGGAAAAAGCAGGGTATAATATTCCATGTTCATAAACCAAATGCAAATGAGGATCCTGATTGGGTTGAAAATTTTGAAGCAATACATGATATTGTCAAAAATGACGAGGGATTTGAATTTCAAACCGGAAAAAAAGCAATAAACATAAAATATAATTTTATACAATTGTTAGAGCTCTTTACTCATGTTGGAGCTCATTTATTCAATATGGTACCACGTGAACTCCAAAAAGCTCAGGGAGAAAGTATTATGGAATGCTTTGGAACGCCCCACTTTATGGAAATCTATCAAAATAAAAAACAAACTTTACTTGCAGATTCCAGAAAGATAGTGACTGACATGAATTATGAGAATTTTGATTCTGAATTTGGAAAAAAACAAATTCCGAAGAAATTCAACAAAAAGAAAAATGCTGAAAAAATTGACCTTCTTTTAGGCAAAGATAAATTTGAGGGATTCACTCTTGGTGAAAATCACGACAATCCGAAATCCAAAGAGTTCTTAATGAATCACATGGAAAATCTGAAAAAAAATAAAGTTACAACAATATACCTGGAACATATAAGATCCGAATACCAGTCAATAATTGATGAATGGTATGCCTCTGCAGCCTTAACTCCAATGCCGGCAAAACTAAATACTTTTTTAGATTCAAATGATGTCAGTAATGGGGTAAAAGGTGAGCTTCATAATTTAAAAAATTTAGTCCAAAAAGCATACAACAATCAAATTAGAATTGTTGGTATTGATTCCTTACATGCTCAATATGACCCAGATGAAACTGGTGGTGATGAACTTAGATCTATGACTATGAATGCTTTTGCGCAACAAACGATTGAAGGTGATAAAGAAAAGCGCATGGGAGGAAAATACGTCGCATTGGTTGGTGGAAAACATTCAAATACTCATATAGCACGTAGCGTCGGAAAAGGAGGTTATTCAAAAGGATTGCCTGGTCTTTCGCAACAATTAATTATTCCTGCTGTTAAAATAGATCCACAATCCAAGAAACTGGTTCTTGATAAGGAAGTTAAGAAAAATAGAACTCTATTGCAGAATCAATAG
- a CDS encoding DUF4157 domain-containing protein, producing MTQQHEKISENKTAVTSANIGEGTTAVQLKDNRTASVVQQKLSEKTTTRQTSFTPVQTKANNTGLPENLKSGIENLSGHSMDDVKVHYNSDKPAQLNAHAYAQGTDIHIASGQEKHLPHEAWHVVQQKQGRVKPTLQMKGKVNVNDNKGLEKEADIMGAKAYQFISKPLEDITQNKQQIPTNYSPKEMQLKAHQEILTNNPEVEQVVQAKSNNVSVPIIQRLGTNVNMVAEDDRHFETPSGKVRLRVNPDADAYLEGQFEKGSAAKHADASLGDKFTHAMEHVHKGIPYNRQGKIDALNEHRQPLANGELRKERGLGVMLHGNAATCWEKAAFFHLVLAELGIPTTMEGGYRKSDGGGHAWLVVKPHPDFFGGKSIVIDPTTGKVSNRAVFEKNYNITVPAKAVATPKVAQAPKDIEKALHEFLSISSLGGIIKKAVVEIVELKIERAMNERKREAERVEFEKLLAEFRNSLK from the coding sequence ATGACACAACAACACGAAAAAATATCCGAAAATAAGACAGCTGTAACTTCTGCCAATATTGGTGAAGGTACAACTGCTGTTCAATTAAAAGACAATCGGACAGCATCTGTTGTACAACAAAAGCTTTCTGAGAAAACTACAACGCGACAAACCTCTTTTACTCCAGTTCAAACAAAAGCAAATAATACTGGTTTGCCCGAAAATCTGAAATCAGGAATTGAAAATCTTTCAGGACATTCTATGGATGATGTAAAAGTGCATTATAACTCAGATAAACCTGCGCAGCTCAATGCTCATGCGTATGCCCAAGGAACAGATATTCATATTGCATCAGGACAAGAAAAACATTTACCTCACGAAGCCTGGCACGTCGTACAGCAAAAACAAGGAAGAGTAAAACCTACTTTGCAAATGAAAGGAAAAGTGAATGTGAATGATAACAAAGGTTTGGAGAAAGAAGCAGATATTATGGGAGCTAAAGCTTATCAATTTATAAGTAAGCCATTGGAAGATATTACGCAAAATAAACAACAAATACCAACAAACTACTCTCCTAAGGAGATGCAGTTGAAAGCGCATCAAGAAATCCTGACTAATAATCCAGAAGTTGAACAAGTTGTCCAAGCAAAAAGTAACAATGTATCCGTTCCCATAATACAGCGTCTTGGCACAAATGTAAATATGGTAGCTGAAGACGACAGACACTTTGAAACGCCTTCTGGTAAAGTCCGTCTAAGAGTTAATCCAGATGCTGATGCTTATCTGGAAGGTCAATTTGAAAAAGGTTCTGCAGCCAAACACGCAGATGCCAGTCTAGGAGATAAATTTACGCATGCTATGGAACATGTGCATAAAGGAATTCCCTATAACCGTCAAGGAAAAATAGACGCCCTAAACGAACACAGACAACCTCTTGCAAATGGTGAGCTACGCAAAGAAAGAGGATTGGGAGTCATGTTACATGGTAATGCTGCAACTTGTTGGGAAAAAGCGGCATTTTTTCATCTGGTATTAGCAGAATTAGGTATTCCAACCACAATGGAAGGAGGATATCGTAAAAGCGATGGTGGAGGACATGCTTGGCTGGTAGTTAAACCACATCCTGATTTTTTTGGTGGTAAATCTATCGTTATTGACCCAACTACCGGAAAAGTAAGTAACCGCGCAGTATTTGAAAAAAACTATAATATAACAGTACCTGCTAAAGCTGTAGCTACACCGAAAGTTGCCCAAGCTCCGAAAGACATTGAGAAAGCACTACATGAATTTCTTAGTATTTCCAGTTTGGGAGGAATAATCAAAAAAGCTGTTGTAGAAATTGTCGAACTAAAAATTGAACGAGCAATGAATGAACGTAAAAGAGAAGCCGAAAGAGTGGAGTTTGAAAAGCTACTAGCGGAATTTCGAAACTCTCTAAAGTAA